In the genome of Delphinus delphis chromosome 15, mDelDel1.2, whole genome shotgun sequence, one region contains:
- the BUD31 gene encoding protein BUD31 homolog — MPKVKRSRKAPPDGWELIEPTLDELDQKMREAETEPHEGKRKVESLWPIFRIHHQKTRYIFDLFYKRKAISRELYEYCIKEGYADKNLIAKWKKQGYENLCCLRCIQTRDTNFGTNCICRVPKSKLEVGRIIECTHCGCRGCSG; from the exons atgcCTAAAGTCAAAAGAAGCCGGAAAGCTCCCCCAGATGGCTGGGAGTTGATCGAGCCAACATTGGATGAATTAGATCAAAAGATGAGAGAAG CTGAAACAGAACCTCACgagggaaagaggaaagtggAATCTCTGTGGCCCATCTTTAGGATCCATCACCAGAAAACCCGCTATATTTTTGACCTCTTCTACAAGCGGAAAGCCATAAGCAGAG AACTGTATGAATACTGTATTAAAGAAGGCTATGCAGATAAAAACCTAATCGCAAAATGGAAAAAGCAGGGATATGAGAACCTATGCTGCCTGCGGTGCATTCAGACACGGGACACCAATTTTGGGACGAACTGCATTTGCCGGGTCCCCAAAAGCAAGTTGGAAGTG GGCCGGATCATCGAGTGCACGCACTGCGGCTGCCGGGGCTGCTCTGGCTGA
- the PTCD1 gene encoding pentatricopeptide repeat-containing protein 1, mitochondrial isoform X2 yields MDLVRLSRLFYGPCPMGLAILHHLDPLRARWAGGREGPMWPRAAGLIRLAPAAFNSSLSRLSLGPRSQKNTGSLSSDPGQPSPTATQEEGEEESFGTLSDKYSSRRMFHKSTAQLYNLRLKEQSGEEDEEGGLQPESRQGPRNTPCWYFFQCKRLIKEGKLAEALDLFERQMLKEERLQPLECNYTVLIGGCGRAGYLRKAFQLYNDMKKRDLEPSDATYTALFNVCAESPWKDSALQSALKLRQQLQARNFQLNLKTYHSLLKMAAMCADLRMCLDVFKEIIQKGHAVTEETFSYLLMGCIQDKKTGFRYALQVWRQMLSLGLQPSRHGYNLLLGAARDCGLGDPEVASAVLLRPREEMVLLQPPAGGRQARRRDGVGADDSLSARLHVEALERQLFLEPSQALEGPLEPQEAGARGKAQPGVETKVEPDHAVAPAAPVPPPWGLETNLLTPGAVSSAVVSFGTVTTPADRLALMGGLEGFLGKMAEHGLRPDIKTLTLLAEVVEPGTSAESSLLTILDAQQVEADLTFFNTLMRRKSKLGDLEGAKALLPVLAKRGIVPNLQTFCSLAIGCHRPGDGLQLLADMRKSQMTPSAHIYSTLINAAVKKLDYAYLIDILKDMRRNRVPVNEVVIRQLEFAAQYPPTFDREQDSGLRKQDLMVKPN; encoded by the exons ATGGACCTCGTGAGACTCTCGCGGCTCTTCTACGGCCCCTGCCCCATGGGATTGGCCATCCTGCACCACCTTGACCCCCTGAGAGCCAGGTGGGccggaggcagggaggggcccaTGTGGCCGAGGGCCGCAGGGCTGATTCGGCTAGCGCCAGCAGCCTTCAACAGCTCCCTCTCTCGGCTGTCCCTCGGCCCGCGGAGCCAGAAGAACACAGGCAGCCTGAGCTCTGACCCAGGCCAGCCCAGCCCCACGGCCAcgcaggaggaaggggaggaggagagcttTGGGACCCTTTCCGACAAATACTcctcccggagaatgttccacaaATCGACGGCCCAGTTGTATAACCTGCGGCTCAAGGAACAGAGTGGTGAAGAAGATGAGGAAGGGGGGCTGCAGCCAGAATCACGGCAGGGCCCAAGAAACACCCCTTGCTGGTACTTCTTTCAGTGCAAACGCCTGATCAAGGAAGGAAAG CTGGCCGAGGCCCTGGACCTGTTTGAGAGACAGATGCTGAAGGAGGAGCGACTCCAGCCCCTTGAGTGCAACTACACCGTGCTGATCGGGGGCTGCGGGCGGGCTGGCTACCTGAGGAAGGCCTTCCAGCTCTACAATGAC ATGAAGAAGCGAGACCTGGAGCCTTCAGATGCCACCTACACAGCCCTGTTCAACGTCTGCGCTGAGTCCCCCTGGAAGGACTCTGCTCTGCAGAGTGCCTTGAAGTTACGGCAGCAGCTTCAGGCCAGAAACTTCCAGCTCAACTTGAAAACGTACCACTCCCTGCTGAAGATGGCCGCCATGTGCGCAGACCTCAGGATGTGCCTCGATGTGTTTAAG GAAATCATCCAGAAAGGACATGCGGTCACAGAGGAGACCTTCAGTTACCTGCTCATGGGCTGCATCCAGGACAAGAAAACGGGTTTCCGATATGCCCTGCAG GTGTGGAGGCAGATGCTGAGCCTGGGGCTCCAGCCGAGCCGGCACGGCTACAACCTGCTGTTGGGGGCAGCTCGGGACTGCGGCCTGGGGGACCCGGAGGTGGCCTCAGCGGTGctcctgaggcccagggaggagatGGTCCTGCTCCAGCCCCCGGCAGGTGGGCGGCAGGCAAGGAGGAGAGACGGGGTCGGGGCGGACGATAGCCTGTCAGCCAGGCTGCACGTGGAGGCCCTGGAGAGGCAGCTGTTTCTAGAACCTTCTCAGGCACTTGAGGGGCCTCTGGAGCCTCAGGAGGCCGGAGCCCGCGGCAAGGCCCAGCCTGGGGTGGAAACCAAGGTGGAGCCTGACCACGCTGTGGCCCCTGCGGCCCCGGTGCCGCCTCCCTGGGGGCTGGAGACCAACCTCCTGACCCCCGGGGCGGTCTCCTCGGCTGTGGTCTCCTTTGGGACCGTGACCACTCCAGCTGACAGGCTGGCCTTGATGGGGGGCCTTGAGGGCTTCCTGGGAAAGAtggcggagcatgggcttcgGCCCGACATCAAAACCCTCACGCTGTTGGCGGAGGTGGTGGAGCCCGGCACTTCCGCAGAGTCCTCGCTACTCACTATCTTGGACGCGCAGCAAGTGGAGGCCGACCTGACCTTCTTCAACACGCTGATGAGGAGGAAGAGCAAGCTGGGCGACCTGGAGGGGGCGAAG GCACTGCTGCCAGTCCTGGCAAAGAGGGGAATCGTCCCTAACCTGCAGACATTCTGCAGCCTGGCCATCGGGTGCCACAGGCCAGGGGATGGCCTGCAGCTGCTTGCAGACATGAGG AAATCCCAGATGACCCCCAGCGCCCACATCTACAGCACTCTCATCAACGCAGCCGTCAAGAAGCTGGACTACGCCTATCTCATCGACATCTTGAAGGACATGAGGCGGAACAGGGTCCCGGTGAATGAAGTGGTCATCCGCCAGCTGGAGTTCGCAGCCCAGTACCCACCCACCTTCGACCGG gAGCAAGACTCTGGTCTAAGGAAACAAGATCTGATGGTGAAACCCAACTAA
- the PDAP1 gene encoding 28 kDa heat- and acid-stable phosphoprotein isoform X1 — translation MPKGGRKGGHKGRARQYTSPEEIDAQLQAEKQKAREEEEQGEEGGDGAAGDPKKEKKSLDSDESEDEEDDYQQKRKGVEGLIDIENPNRVAQTTKKVTQLDLDGPKELSRREREEIEKQKAKERYMKMHLAGKTEQAKADLARLAIIRKQREEAARKKEEERKDGGGCSCPPPPRMLGESSSSGVRSKDDAALSGKRMQSLSLNK, via the exons ATGCCTAAAGGAG GGAGAAAGGGAGGCCACAAAGGCCGGGCAAGGCAGTACACGAGCCCCGAGGAGATCGACGCACAGCTCCAGGCTGAAAAGCAGAAGGCCAGG GAAGAAGAGGAACAAGGAGAAGAAGGTGGAGATGGGGCTGCAGGTGAccccaaaaaggagaaaaaatcccTAGACTCAGATGAGAGCGAGGATGAAGAAGATGATTACCAG CAAAAGCGCAAAGGTGTAGAAGGGCTCATTGACATTGAGAACCCCAACCGGGTGGCACAGACAACcaaaaaggtcacacagctggaccTGGATGGGCCCAAGGAACTTTCAAGGAGAGAAAG AGAAGAAATCGAGAAGCAGAAAGCAAAAGAGCGTTACATGAAAATGCATTTAGCGGGGAAGACGGAGCAAGCCAAGGCTGACCTTGCCCGGCTGGCGATCATCCGGAAACAGCGGGAGGAGGCtgccaggaagaaagaagaagagaggaaag ATGGAGGTGGGTGTTCCTGCCCGCCACCTCCCAGGATGCTAGGAGAGTCCAGCAGCAGCGGAGTCAGAT CAAAAGATGATGCAGCTTTGTCAGGAAAACGAATGCAGTCGCTCTCCCTGAATAAGTAG
- the PTCD1 gene encoding pentatricopeptide repeat-containing protein 1, mitochondrial isoform X1: protein MDLVRLSRLFYGPCPMGLAILHHLDPLRARWAGGREGPMWPRAAGLIRLAPAAFNSSLSRLSLGPRSQKNTGSLSSDPGQPSPTATQEEGEEESFGTLSDKYSSRRMFHKSTAQLYNLRLKEQSGEEDEEGGLQPESRQGPRNTPCWYFFQCKRLIKEGKLAEALDLFERQMLKEERLQPLECNYTVLIGGCGRAGYLRKAFQLYNDMKKRDLEPSDATYTALFNVCAESPWKDSALQSALKLRQQLQARNFQLNLKTYHSLLKMAAMCADLRMCLDVFKEIIQKGHAVTEETFSYLLMGCIQDKKTGFRYALQVWRQMLSLGLQPSRHGYNLLLGAARDCGLGDPEVASAVLLRPREEMVLLQPPAGGRQARRRDGVGADDSLSARLHVEALERQLFLEPSQALEGPLEPQEAGARGKAQPGVETKVEPDHAVAPAAPVPPPWGLETNLLTPGAVSSAVVSFGTVTTPADRLALMGGLEGFLGKMAEHGLRPDIKTLTLLAEVVEPGTSAESSLLTILDAQQVEADLTFFNTLMRRKSKLGDLEGAKALLPVLAKRGIVPNLQTFCSLAIGCHRPGDGLQLLADMRKSQMTPSAHIYSTLINAAVKKLDYAYLIDILKDMRRNRVPVNEVVIRQLEFAAQYPPTFDRYKGRNTYLEKIDGFRAYYKQWLKVMPAEETPHPWQKFRTKPKGDQDTVTVADVDRGPGGRSKTLV, encoded by the exons ATGGACCTCGTGAGACTCTCGCGGCTCTTCTACGGCCCCTGCCCCATGGGATTGGCCATCCTGCACCACCTTGACCCCCTGAGAGCCAGGTGGGccggaggcagggaggggcccaTGTGGCCGAGGGCCGCAGGGCTGATTCGGCTAGCGCCAGCAGCCTTCAACAGCTCCCTCTCTCGGCTGTCCCTCGGCCCGCGGAGCCAGAAGAACACAGGCAGCCTGAGCTCTGACCCAGGCCAGCCCAGCCCCACGGCCAcgcaggaggaaggggaggaggagagcttTGGGACCCTTTCCGACAAATACTcctcccggagaatgttccacaaATCGACGGCCCAGTTGTATAACCTGCGGCTCAAGGAACAGAGTGGTGAAGAAGATGAGGAAGGGGGGCTGCAGCCAGAATCACGGCAGGGCCCAAGAAACACCCCTTGCTGGTACTTCTTTCAGTGCAAACGCCTGATCAAGGAAGGAAAG CTGGCCGAGGCCCTGGACCTGTTTGAGAGACAGATGCTGAAGGAGGAGCGACTCCAGCCCCTTGAGTGCAACTACACCGTGCTGATCGGGGGCTGCGGGCGGGCTGGCTACCTGAGGAAGGCCTTCCAGCTCTACAATGAC ATGAAGAAGCGAGACCTGGAGCCTTCAGATGCCACCTACACAGCCCTGTTCAACGTCTGCGCTGAGTCCCCCTGGAAGGACTCTGCTCTGCAGAGTGCCTTGAAGTTACGGCAGCAGCTTCAGGCCAGAAACTTCCAGCTCAACTTGAAAACGTACCACTCCCTGCTGAAGATGGCCGCCATGTGCGCAGACCTCAGGATGTGCCTCGATGTGTTTAAG GAAATCATCCAGAAAGGACATGCGGTCACAGAGGAGACCTTCAGTTACCTGCTCATGGGCTGCATCCAGGACAAGAAAACGGGTTTCCGATATGCCCTGCAG GTGTGGAGGCAGATGCTGAGCCTGGGGCTCCAGCCGAGCCGGCACGGCTACAACCTGCTGTTGGGGGCAGCTCGGGACTGCGGCCTGGGGGACCCGGAGGTGGCCTCAGCGGTGctcctgaggcccagggaggagatGGTCCTGCTCCAGCCCCCGGCAGGTGGGCGGCAGGCAAGGAGGAGAGACGGGGTCGGGGCGGACGATAGCCTGTCAGCCAGGCTGCACGTGGAGGCCCTGGAGAGGCAGCTGTTTCTAGAACCTTCTCAGGCACTTGAGGGGCCTCTGGAGCCTCAGGAGGCCGGAGCCCGCGGCAAGGCCCAGCCTGGGGTGGAAACCAAGGTGGAGCCTGACCACGCTGTGGCCCCTGCGGCCCCGGTGCCGCCTCCCTGGGGGCTGGAGACCAACCTCCTGACCCCCGGGGCGGTCTCCTCGGCTGTGGTCTCCTTTGGGACCGTGACCACTCCAGCTGACAGGCTGGCCTTGATGGGGGGCCTTGAGGGCTTCCTGGGAAAGAtggcggagcatgggcttcgGCCCGACATCAAAACCCTCACGCTGTTGGCGGAGGTGGTGGAGCCCGGCACTTCCGCAGAGTCCTCGCTACTCACTATCTTGGACGCGCAGCAAGTGGAGGCCGACCTGACCTTCTTCAACACGCTGATGAGGAGGAAGAGCAAGCTGGGCGACCTGGAGGGGGCGAAG GCACTGCTGCCAGTCCTGGCAAAGAGGGGAATCGTCCCTAACCTGCAGACATTCTGCAGCCTGGCCATCGGGTGCCACAGGCCAGGGGATGGCCTGCAGCTGCTTGCAGACATGAGG AAATCCCAGATGACCCCCAGCGCCCACATCTACAGCACTCTCATCAACGCAGCCGTCAAGAAGCTGGACTACGCCTATCTCATCGACATCTTGAAGGACATGAGGCGGAACAGGGTCCCGGTGAATGAAGTGGTCATCCGCCAGCTGGAGTTCGCAGCCCAGTACCCACCCACCTTCGACCGG TACAAAGGGAGAAACACCTACTTGGAGAAGATTGATGGTTTCCGAGCTTATTATAAGCAGTGGCTGAAAGTGATGCCAGCAGAGGAAACCCCCCACCCGTGGCAGAAGTTCCGGACCAAACCAAAGGGAGACCAGGACACCGTCACTGTGGCCGATGTGGACAGAGGCCCTGGGGGCAG gAGCAAGACTCTGGTCTAA
- the PDAP1 gene encoding 28 kDa heat- and acid-stable phosphoprotein isoform X2, protein MPKGGRKGGHKGRARQYTSPEEIDAQLQAEKQKAREEEEQGEEGGDGAAGDPKKEKKSLDSDESEDEEDDYQQKRKGVEGLIDIENPNRVAQTTKKVTQLDLDGPKELSRREREEIEKQKAKERYMKMHLAGKTEQAKADLARLAIIRKQREEAARKKEEERKAKDDAALSGKRMQSLSLNK, encoded by the exons ATGCCTAAAGGAG GGAGAAAGGGAGGCCACAAAGGCCGGGCAAGGCAGTACACGAGCCCCGAGGAGATCGACGCACAGCTCCAGGCTGAAAAGCAGAAGGCCAGG GAAGAAGAGGAACAAGGAGAAGAAGGTGGAGATGGGGCTGCAGGTGAccccaaaaaggagaaaaaatcccTAGACTCAGATGAGAGCGAGGATGAAGAAGATGATTACCAG CAAAAGCGCAAAGGTGTAGAAGGGCTCATTGACATTGAGAACCCCAACCGGGTGGCACAGACAACcaaaaaggtcacacagctggaccTGGATGGGCCCAAGGAACTTTCAAGGAGAGAAAG AGAAGAAATCGAGAAGCAGAAAGCAAAAGAGCGTTACATGAAAATGCATTTAGCGGGGAAGACGGAGCAAGCCAAGGCTGACCTTGCCCGGCTGGCGATCATCCGGAAACAGCGGGAGGAGGCtgccaggaagaaagaagaagagaggaaag CAAAAGATGATGCAGCTTTGTCAGGAAAACGAATGCAGTCGCTCTCCCTGAATAAGTAG